A DNA window from Ctenopharyngodon idella isolate HZGC_01 chromosome 10, HZGC01, whole genome shotgun sequence contains the following coding sequences:
- the cbarpb gene encoding voltage-dependent calcium channel beta subunit-associated regulatory protein isoform X3, whose amino-acid sequence MSNESAIWTTTEPPTEATLSSGTQNGYVLLLVLLSIFVGGTLVLLSVLLIVCRRCCEGDRRHAWFIVCLRASDDTEKSNTTYIEEAQPVHEITIRVDESDCLSAASSHDMETERFLSTGTTGRRVSFNEAALFDHSKKTQEKGRRYTLTEGDFHHLKNARLTHLHLPPPALQILTIHECESSENSIAMTTRPVAKSSLSIFQPPVCSLPQTALTSRSLSPSSALPGDTLNSTVDTMFCESIAVAGPEPSSPCLMEVRGGVSRRADIMGNGREGASASATGLSSSGGAPQGPMLQFFTKLRRHASLEGASPYFKIKKWKFDSSQRASSLDMRGSPKRRQFQRQRAASESMDQEEHDAHHIDLIQYIARTKDVTYCPTRPSPRLLSPPSTPPPSLG is encoded by the exons ATGAGCAATGAGTCTGCCATATGGACCACAACAGAACCCCCCACC GAGGCCACGTTGTCGTCAGGGACACAGAATGGCTATGTCCTCCTGCTGGTCCTCTTGTCCATCTTTGTCGGGGGGACACTGGTCCTGCTCTCTGTCCTTCTGATTGTCTGTCGCCGATGTTGTGAAGGGGATAGACGCCATGCGTG GTTCATTGTTTGCCTCAGGGCTAGCGATGACACTGAGAAAAGTAATACCACCTATATTGAGGAGGCCCAGCCAGTGCATG AGATTACGATTCGCGTTGATGAGTCAGACTGCCTGTCGGCAGCCAGCTCCCACGACATGGAGACAGAGCGTTTCCTCTCCACGGGCACAACCGGCCGCCGGGTCTCCTTCAACGAAGCAGCACTCTTCGATCATAGCAAAAAAACACAGGAGAAAGGTCGAAG GTACACGCTTACGGAGGGTGACTTCCATCACTTGAAGAACGCGCGGCTCACCCACCTCCACCTCCCTCCACCCGCCCTCCAGATACTCACCATCCACGAGTGTGAGTCATCAGAGAACAGTATTGCCATGACAACACGCCCCGTCGCTAAATCCAGCCTCTCAATTTTTCAG CCACCAGTATGTTCACTGCCCCAGACTGCCCTGACCAGCCGAAGTCTCAGTCCCAGCTCTGCCCTTCCTGGTGACACTCTCAATTCCACTGTAGACACAATGTTCTGTGAGAGCATTGCAGTGGCCGGTCCTGAACCCTCCAGTCCATGTCTA ATGGAGGTCAGAGGAGGAGTCAGCAGGAGGGCAGACATTATGGGTAATGGTAGAGAGGGTGCATCGGCATCAGCCACAGGCCTCTCCTCCTCTGGAGGGGCCCCACAGGGCCCCATGCTGCAGTTCTTCACCAAGCTCCGCCGACATGCCAGCCTTGAGGGAGCAAGTCCCTACTTCAAGATCAAGAAGTGGAAGTTTGACAGCAGCCAAAGAGCTTCAAGTCTAGACATGAGAG GCTCCCCAAAACGGAGGCAGTTCCAGCGGCAGCGTGCAGCCAGCGAGAGCATGGACCAAGAGGAGCATGACGCCCATCACATTGACCTCATACAGTACATCGCTCGCACCAAGGATGTTACCTACTGCCCCACCCGGCCCAGTCCACGCCTTCTGTCCCCCCCTTCCACACCCCCACCCTCCCTCG GTTAG
- the cbarpb gene encoding voltage-dependent calcium channel beta subunit-associated regulatory protein isoform X2, producing the protein MSNESAIWTTTEPPTEATLSSGTQNGYVLLLVLLSIFVGGTLVLLSVLLIVCRRCCEGDRRHAWASDDTEKSNTTYIEEAQPVHEITIRVDESDCLSAASSHDMETERFLSTGTTGRRVSFNEAALFDHSKKTQEKGRRYTLTEGDFHHLKNARLTHLHLPPPALQILTIHECESSENSIAMTTRPVAKSSLSIFQPPVCSLPQTALTSRSLSPSSALPGDTLNSTVDTMFCESIAVAGPEPSSPCLMEVRGGVSRRADIMGNGREGASASATGLSSSGGAPQGPMLQFFTKLRRHASLEGASPYFKIKKWKFDSSQRASSLDMRGSPKRRQFQRQRAASESMDQEEHDAHHIDLIQYIARTKDVTYCPTRPSPRLLSPPSTPPPSLGRLEVEVMVEPSCSRAMGPGVIGLTSEPPDESVGIGCHQESLEPQTLYRDIWTLRASLERYVSSDQSSNNDKDSVRSDADSVCSLGGKTEMGGLPRYLSQDTGDEIEGDVDLPLDEGLEKGRKQDSVDSERGSDGEPGNRKLLQMDSGYASIEAPSRAPEELRLFGSSSSSKDGSAVERRHFFSSGRKGTVCESFDTDIFDEELEEEPAGASGGVDGVETDKSTMLWSPYGQMFTQRNDQPHPPILSRRDYSIDEKTDALFHEFLRHDPQFDQQESPLRSKHRSRVHLRKQWQRSKQYSDPGQRFQSSFDRYRTPLRRGETVNYPLETSYHSTLPRIISAPDEESSEGATSTPETPKADQDTATDVDPDNIRISSSTESSGTINEKEVFEASQLLPTTDITGEQSVGRENSRQALPPPEPPDEYTPECTSYGPQTITEELSDKLAATLEERLYSDLRRTREPPECSAVTLTYTSPDHSPV; encoded by the exons ATGAGCAATGAGTCTGCCATATGGACCACAACAGAACCCCCCACC GAGGCCACGTTGTCGTCAGGGACACAGAATGGCTATGTCCTCCTGCTGGTCCTCTTGTCCATCTTTGTCGGGGGGACACTGGTCCTGCTCTCTGTCCTTCTGATTGTCTGTCGCCGATGTTGTGAAGGGGATAGACGCCATGCGTG GGCTAGCGATGACACTGAGAAAAGTAATACCACCTATATTGAGGAGGCCCAGCCAGTGCATG AGATTACGATTCGCGTTGATGAGTCAGACTGCCTGTCGGCAGCCAGCTCCCACGACATGGAGACAGAGCGTTTCCTCTCCACGGGCACAACCGGCCGCCGGGTCTCCTTCAACGAAGCAGCACTCTTCGATCATAGCAAAAAAACACAGGAGAAAGGTCGAAG GTACACGCTTACGGAGGGTGACTTCCATCACTTGAAGAACGCGCGGCTCACCCACCTCCACCTCCCTCCACCCGCCCTCCAGATACTCACCATCCACGAGTGTGAGTCATCAGAGAACAGTATTGCCATGACAACACGCCCCGTCGCTAAATCCAGCCTCTCAATTTTTCAG CCACCAGTATGTTCACTGCCCCAGACTGCCCTGACCAGCCGAAGTCTCAGTCCCAGCTCTGCCCTTCCTGGTGACACTCTCAATTCCACTGTAGACACAATGTTCTGTGAGAGCATTGCAGTGGCCGGTCCTGAACCCTCCAGTCCATGTCTA ATGGAGGTCAGAGGAGGAGTCAGCAGGAGGGCAGACATTATGGGTAATGGTAGAGAGGGTGCATCGGCATCAGCCACAGGCCTCTCCTCCTCTGGAGGGGCCCCACAGGGCCCCATGCTGCAGTTCTTCACCAAGCTCCGCCGACATGCCAGCCTTGAGGGAGCAAGTCCCTACTTCAAGATCAAGAAGTGGAAGTTTGACAGCAGCCAAAGAGCTTCAAGTCTAGACATGAGAG GCTCCCCAAAACGGAGGCAGTTCCAGCGGCAGCGTGCAGCCAGCGAGAGCATGGACCAAGAGGAGCATGACGCCCATCACATTGACCTCATACAGTACATCGCTCGCACCAAGGATGTTACCTACTGCCCCACCCGGCCCAGTCCACGCCTTCTGTCCCCCCCTTCCACACCCCCACCCTCCCTCGGCAG GTTAGAGGTGGAGGTGATGGTGGAGCCCAGCTGCAGCAGAGCGATGGGTCCCGGGGTGATCGGCCTCACTTCCGAGCCCCCAGACGAGAGTGTTGGTATAGGCTGTCATCAGGAGAGCTTAGAACCTCAGACCTTGTACCGTGATATCTGGACTCTTCGTGCGTCTCTCGAGCGGTATGTCTCATCCGACCAGAGCAGCAACAATGACAAAGACTCCGTCCGTAGTGACGCTGACAGCGTGTGCTCTCTAGGGGGTAAGACCGAGATGGGAGGGCTGCCTAGGTACCTCTCACAGGATACTGGGGATGAGATAGAGGGGGATGTGGACTTGCCTCTAGATGAGGGACTGGAGAAAGGTCGTAAACAGGATAGTGTTGATTCTGAAAGAGGAAGTGACGGGGAGCCAGGAAACCGTAAGCTCCTCCAGATGGACAGTGGTTATGCCTCGATAGAAGCACCTTCGCGTGCTCCGGAGGAGCTACGACTGTTCGGAAGCAGTAGTAGCAGTAAGGACGGCTCCGCTGTGGAGCGCAGGCACTTCTTCAGTTCCGGCCGCAAAGGGACCGTGTGCGAGAGCTTCGACACGGACATCTTTGACGAAGAACTCGAAGAGGAACCTGCAGGTGCCAGCGGCGGTGTGGACGGAGTGGAAACGGACAAGAGCACCATGCTGTGGTCCCCTTATGGCCAGATGTTCACTCAGCGCAATGATCAACCTCATCCCCCCATCCTTTCCCGTCGCGACTACAGCATTGATGAGAAAACCGACGCACTTTTCCACGAGTTTTTGCGACACGACCCGCAGTTCGATCAGCAGGAGTCCCCGCTGCGCTCCAAGCATCGTTCCCGCGTGCACCTGCGCAAGCAGTGGCAGCGTTCCAAACAATACAGCGACCCCGGCCAGCGCTTCCAATCCTCTTTTGACCGGTACCGCACTCCGCTCCGACGTGGCGAAACTGTCAACTATCCTTTAGAGACTAGCTACCACAGCACGCTCCCACGAATCATTAGTGCACCTGATGAAGAGAGCAGCGAAGGTGCAACAAGTACTCCCGAGACACCCAAGGCAGATCAGGATACCGCTACTGATGTGGATCCAGACAACATAAGAATATCTTCCAGCACTGAAAGCAGTGGAACCATCAACGAAAAGGAAGTCTTTGAGGCATCTCAGCTCCTTCCAACAACTGACATTACTGGAGAGCAGTCGGTGGGCCGGGAAAACTCTAGGCAAGCATTGCCACCCCCTGAGCCTCCTGATGAATATACACCTGAATGTACAAGCTATGGCCCACAGACAATCACAGAAGAGCTGAGCGACAAGCTAGCGGCTACCCTCGAAGAGCGTCTGTACTCGGATCTCCGCAGGACCAGGGAACCGCCCGAGTGTAGTGCAGTGACTTTGACCTACACATCGCCCGATCACAGTCCAGTGTAG
- the cbarpb gene encoding voltage-dependent calcium channel beta subunit-associated regulatory protein isoform X1, with product MSNESAIWTTTEPPTEATLSSGTQNGYVLLLVLLSIFVGGTLVLLSVLLIVCRRCCEGDRRHAWFIVCLRASDDTEKSNTTYIEEAQPVHEITIRVDESDCLSAASSHDMETERFLSTGTTGRRVSFNEAALFDHSKKTQEKGRRYTLTEGDFHHLKNARLTHLHLPPPALQILTIHECESSENSIAMTTRPVAKSSLSIFQPPVCSLPQTALTSRSLSPSSALPGDTLNSTVDTMFCESIAVAGPEPSSPCLMEVRGGVSRRADIMGNGREGASASATGLSSSGGAPQGPMLQFFTKLRRHASLEGASPYFKIKKWKFDSSQRASSLDMRGSPKRRQFQRQRAASESMDQEEHDAHHIDLIQYIARTKDVTYCPTRPSPRLLSPPSTPPPSLGRLEVEVMVEPSCSRAMGPGVIGLTSEPPDESVGIGCHQESLEPQTLYRDIWTLRASLERYVSSDQSSNNDKDSVRSDADSVCSLGGKTEMGGLPRYLSQDTGDEIEGDVDLPLDEGLEKGRKQDSVDSERGSDGEPGNRKLLQMDSGYASIEAPSRAPEELRLFGSSSSSKDGSAVERRHFFSSGRKGTVCESFDTDIFDEELEEEPAGASGGVDGVETDKSTMLWSPYGQMFTQRNDQPHPPILSRRDYSIDEKTDALFHEFLRHDPQFDQQESPLRSKHRSRVHLRKQWQRSKQYSDPGQRFQSSFDRYRTPLRRGETVNYPLETSYHSTLPRIISAPDEESSEGATSTPETPKADQDTATDVDPDNIRISSSTESSGTINEKEVFEASQLLPTTDITGEQSVGRENSRQALPPPEPPDEYTPECTSYGPQTITEELSDKLAATLEERLYSDLRRTREPPECSAVTLTYTSPDHSPV from the exons ATGAGCAATGAGTCTGCCATATGGACCACAACAGAACCCCCCACC GAGGCCACGTTGTCGTCAGGGACACAGAATGGCTATGTCCTCCTGCTGGTCCTCTTGTCCATCTTTGTCGGGGGGACACTGGTCCTGCTCTCTGTCCTTCTGATTGTCTGTCGCCGATGTTGTGAAGGGGATAGACGCCATGCGTG GTTCATTGTTTGCCTCAGGGCTAGCGATGACACTGAGAAAAGTAATACCACCTATATTGAGGAGGCCCAGCCAGTGCATG AGATTACGATTCGCGTTGATGAGTCAGACTGCCTGTCGGCAGCCAGCTCCCACGACATGGAGACAGAGCGTTTCCTCTCCACGGGCACAACCGGCCGCCGGGTCTCCTTCAACGAAGCAGCACTCTTCGATCATAGCAAAAAAACACAGGAGAAAGGTCGAAG GTACACGCTTACGGAGGGTGACTTCCATCACTTGAAGAACGCGCGGCTCACCCACCTCCACCTCCCTCCACCCGCCCTCCAGATACTCACCATCCACGAGTGTGAGTCATCAGAGAACAGTATTGCCATGACAACACGCCCCGTCGCTAAATCCAGCCTCTCAATTTTTCAG CCACCAGTATGTTCACTGCCCCAGACTGCCCTGACCAGCCGAAGTCTCAGTCCCAGCTCTGCCCTTCCTGGTGACACTCTCAATTCCACTGTAGACACAATGTTCTGTGAGAGCATTGCAGTGGCCGGTCCTGAACCCTCCAGTCCATGTCTA ATGGAGGTCAGAGGAGGAGTCAGCAGGAGGGCAGACATTATGGGTAATGGTAGAGAGGGTGCATCGGCATCAGCCACAGGCCTCTCCTCCTCTGGAGGGGCCCCACAGGGCCCCATGCTGCAGTTCTTCACCAAGCTCCGCCGACATGCCAGCCTTGAGGGAGCAAGTCCCTACTTCAAGATCAAGAAGTGGAAGTTTGACAGCAGCCAAAGAGCTTCAAGTCTAGACATGAGAG GCTCCCCAAAACGGAGGCAGTTCCAGCGGCAGCGTGCAGCCAGCGAGAGCATGGACCAAGAGGAGCATGACGCCCATCACATTGACCTCATACAGTACATCGCTCGCACCAAGGATGTTACCTACTGCCCCACCCGGCCCAGTCCACGCCTTCTGTCCCCCCCTTCCACACCCCCACCCTCCCTCGGCAG GTTAGAGGTGGAGGTGATGGTGGAGCCCAGCTGCAGCAGAGCGATGGGTCCCGGGGTGATCGGCCTCACTTCCGAGCCCCCAGACGAGAGTGTTGGTATAGGCTGTCATCAGGAGAGCTTAGAACCTCAGACCTTGTACCGTGATATCTGGACTCTTCGTGCGTCTCTCGAGCGGTATGTCTCATCCGACCAGAGCAGCAACAATGACAAAGACTCCGTCCGTAGTGACGCTGACAGCGTGTGCTCTCTAGGGGGTAAGACCGAGATGGGAGGGCTGCCTAGGTACCTCTCACAGGATACTGGGGATGAGATAGAGGGGGATGTGGACTTGCCTCTAGATGAGGGACTGGAGAAAGGTCGTAAACAGGATAGTGTTGATTCTGAAAGAGGAAGTGACGGGGAGCCAGGAAACCGTAAGCTCCTCCAGATGGACAGTGGTTATGCCTCGATAGAAGCACCTTCGCGTGCTCCGGAGGAGCTACGACTGTTCGGAAGCAGTAGTAGCAGTAAGGACGGCTCCGCTGTGGAGCGCAGGCACTTCTTCAGTTCCGGCCGCAAAGGGACCGTGTGCGAGAGCTTCGACACGGACATCTTTGACGAAGAACTCGAAGAGGAACCTGCAGGTGCCAGCGGCGGTGTGGACGGAGTGGAAACGGACAAGAGCACCATGCTGTGGTCCCCTTATGGCCAGATGTTCACTCAGCGCAATGATCAACCTCATCCCCCCATCCTTTCCCGTCGCGACTACAGCATTGATGAGAAAACCGACGCACTTTTCCACGAGTTTTTGCGACACGACCCGCAGTTCGATCAGCAGGAGTCCCCGCTGCGCTCCAAGCATCGTTCCCGCGTGCACCTGCGCAAGCAGTGGCAGCGTTCCAAACAATACAGCGACCCCGGCCAGCGCTTCCAATCCTCTTTTGACCGGTACCGCACTCCGCTCCGACGTGGCGAAACTGTCAACTATCCTTTAGAGACTAGCTACCACAGCACGCTCCCACGAATCATTAGTGCACCTGATGAAGAGAGCAGCGAAGGTGCAACAAGTACTCCCGAGACACCCAAGGCAGATCAGGATACCGCTACTGATGTGGATCCAGACAACATAAGAATATCTTCCAGCACTGAAAGCAGTGGAACCATCAACGAAAAGGAAGTCTTTGAGGCATCTCAGCTCCTTCCAACAACTGACATTACTGGAGAGCAGTCGGTGGGCCGGGAAAACTCTAGGCAAGCATTGCCACCCCCTGAGCCTCCTGATGAATATACACCTGAATGTACAAGCTATGGCCCACAGACAATCACAGAAGAGCTGAGCGACAAGCTAGCGGCTACCCTCGAAGAGCGTCTGTACTCGGATCTCCGCAGGACCAGGGAACCGCCCGAGTGTAGTGCAGTGACTTTGACCTACACATCGCCCGATCACAGTCCAGTGTAG